In Nitrospira sp., one genomic interval encodes:
- a CDS encoding AAA family ATPase, producing MPRPFFSYSYQQLEDLYKKETSNIEVLTLLKEELTFRSTAKAKRLFETVECKLRALIHPTPSTEPTFIPSVESQSSLSDDLNRPGNEAHSDGSEQSWPIPEHEINTQAENLRIPDDLERPKVFSKIRPPGTQGLPDAYERKKSQDISLDLPKDADLVDIYRAALSALILEIKKSGSGQKRYELENGVRVEAVNHETLYAFPFVDEAEIFEDAQVSIEIQGQRIEGCIVSLEAGAIRLSICGDFGSQIKRAVLLIDATALLEALKEKLEKVKNGQININRNLSNAAVGFGQPPQNPPVIPPHLLSNQLKLKEKQFASYLQALTDSVTRIWGPPGSGKTTTLGSIVHAVFKAGKRVLICSNTNKAVDQVLRRVCQELESDHAALDEGRVVRVGRIADEELKKQYADKITVEGIVGRRSIQLGQRKTEIEASIRRIDARTENARRILELFAKLDAARINAEDLQGKNNKANKDLQDIEDSLSRRDELISKLFEEREKRKRSRFVIFQRSLEAIGHDIAIGELERDRLFERIKENRTSAEAINQNLIIAQRELGHCISAVMGYDRNLVQREISEADKLRDPLVQELGEIETKIANIRASVIKDAKILGATCTKASLSSKELGQFDLVLIDEVSMIMPPMIYFVAGLSQERVIVCGDPRQIPPIVPTQQQAIFDVLGHDVLEGREKDAETAKLNIQYRMDRVICDLISGQMYNDMGGLRTGDEPPAYSSLAPPYPFDNALTIIDTSELWPFESVTAFRSRFNLMHALLARNLVWHLNKSGCIDEQKKCIGVCTPYAAQAKLIQKLLDGEHLGNTITAGTVHRYQGDEAPLMVLDVPESHGGAWNLGQFVQGVAPYQIGARLLNVAVTRAKSHLVVIANLTYLDKHLPSSSLLRSILYDMQRNGRVVAGRILLELRPIHSDLEGLIGNIPLDLQAETLGLFDEKTFDPAVKVDFMAAKNSIVIFSGFVTPRRVAEYGDLFRLKTAAGVKIRCVTRPPHLNGSIFPAAGKEALDTLEGVGCIVDCRSRIHQKVILIDDSIVWHGSLNALSHAHSTEESMTRCVNTGLAKALSASMAKVRCSDDKAARSVSQAENPRCKICGSRTVYAEGRYGPYFYCENRREGDGCDWSVNVTAFQRDRTSPSGGEKSGNTRSQKGPPCPKCGGQTFLRSGSWGTFYGCEHFPVCDGLVKEKKSPKKTKRARKN from the coding sequence ATGCCGCGTCCCTTCTTTAGTTACTCCTACCAACAACTTGAAGATCTCTATAAAAAAGAGACTTCAAATATCGAAGTACTAACTCTTCTCAAGGAAGAACTTACCTTTCGAAGCACCGCCAAGGCAAAAAGACTTTTTGAAACTGTAGAATGCAAACTCAGGGCTTTAATCCACCCTACGCCTTCAACAGAACCCACCTTCATCCCATCGGTTGAAAGTCAGTCAAGTCTCTCCGATGATCTCAATAGACCCGGGAACGAGGCTCACTCCGACGGGTCGGAGCAAAGTTGGCCAATTCCTGAACATGAGATAAACACACAGGCAGAAAACCTTAGAATTCCCGATGATCTCGAGCGCCCAAAAGTGTTTAGCAAAATTCGTCCTCCTGGGACACAGGGATTACCGGATGCTTATGAGAGAAAGAAATCACAAGATATTAGCCTAGATCTTCCGAAAGATGCGGACCTCGTTGACATATATAGAGCTGCCCTTAGCGCACTCATCCTAGAAATCAAGAAGTCTGGCTCGGGCCAAAAACGCTATGAGCTCGAAAATGGGGTGAGAGTAGAAGCTGTTAATCATGAGACTCTTTATGCGTTTCCCTTCGTTGATGAGGCTGAGATATTTGAAGACGCTCAGGTTTCAATTGAAATACAAGGGCAGAGAATTGAGGGATGCATTGTTTCCTTAGAGGCAGGCGCTATTCGTCTATCAATCTGCGGAGACTTTGGCAGTCAAATTAAACGTGCCGTGCTGTTAATTGATGCAACAGCGTTATTAGAAGCATTAAAGGAAAAGCTCGAGAAGGTTAAAAACGGACAAATAAATATTAACAGAAATCTCTCCAATGCAGCCGTAGGCTTCGGTCAACCTCCTCAGAATCCTCCTGTAATTCCACCTCACCTGCTCTCAAACCAACTTAAACTCAAAGAAAAACAATTTGCGTCCTACCTTCAAGCTTTAACTGACTCGGTAACACGCATTTGGGGACCGCCAGGAAGCGGAAAGACCACTACCCTTGGTTCTATCGTGCACGCTGTTTTTAAAGCAGGGAAACGAGTGCTCATCTGCTCCAACACAAACAAAGCAGTAGACCAAGTGTTACGCCGAGTCTGCCAAGAATTGGAATCAGATCACGCGGCGCTTGATGAAGGACGTGTCGTCCGCGTCGGTCGGATTGCAGATGAGGAACTCAAAAAACAATACGCAGATAAAATAACGGTGGAAGGTATTGTTGGTCGACGATCCATTCAACTGGGACAGCGCAAAACAGAAATAGAAGCTTCCATCAGAAGGATTGATGCGCGCACGGAAAACGCGCGGCGCATACTAGAACTCTTTGCAAAGCTTGATGCTGCACGAATTAACGCCGAAGATCTGCAGGGGAAGAATAATAAAGCAAATAAAGACCTGCAGGACATTGAAGATAGTCTTAGTCGTCGTGACGAGTTGATTAGTAAGTTATTTGAAGAAAGAGAGAAGCGAAAACGGTCACGCTTTGTGATTTTTCAGCGAAGCTTAGAGGCGATTGGTCACGATATCGCTATTGGAGAGCTTGAACGAGACAGACTTTTCGAAAGGATTAAAGAGAACAGGACTTCTGCTGAAGCAATAAATCAAAATTTAATAATTGCTCAACGGGAACTCGGTCATTGTATATCCGCCGTCATGGGCTACGACCGGAACCTGGTTCAGCGAGAGATTTCTGAAGCGGATAAACTCCGCGATCCACTGGTTCAGGAATTAGGAGAAATCGAAACTAAGATAGCTAATATCCGTGCCTCCGTCATAAAGGATGCAAAAATCTTAGGTGCGACCTGTACTAAGGCGAGCCTTTCGTCAAAGGAACTCGGTCAGTTCGACTTAGTTTTAATAGATGAAGTATCGATGATCATGCCGCCGATGATTTATTTCGTAGCAGGACTTTCACAAGAGCGGGTAATTGTATGTGGGGATCCCAGACAAATTCCTCCAATCGTACCAACACAACAACAAGCGATCTTCGATGTGCTCGGACATGATGTGTTAGAAGGCCGAGAAAAGGATGCTGAAACAGCGAAGCTGAATATTCAGTACAGAATGGATAGGGTTATATGTGACTTAATCTCCGGACAAATGTACAACGATATGGGAGGCTTGAGAACGGGCGATGAGCCCCCTGCTTACTCTTCCTTAGCTCCTCCTTACCCTTTCGATAATGCTCTTACTATCATCGATACGTCAGAACTCTGGCCTTTCGAAAGCGTTACAGCTTTTCGTTCCCGTTTTAACTTAATGCATGCCCTTCTTGCGAGGAACTTGGTATGGCATCTGAATAAATCTGGATGTATAGACGAGCAAAAGAAGTGCATTGGAGTCTGTACGCCGTATGCGGCCCAAGCTAAATTGATCCAAAAACTTCTCGACGGAGAACATTTAGGCAACACAATCACGGCTGGCACGGTACACCGCTACCAAGGCGATGAAGCTCCTTTAATGGTTTTAGACGTACCAGAGAGCCATGGTGGAGCGTGGAACTTAGGTCAATTTGTTCAAGGAGTGGCACCTTACCAGATTGGTGCCAGACTTCTTAACGTCGCGGTCACTCGAGCTAAGTCGCATCTTGTTGTGATTGCAAATCTGACATATTTAGATAAGCACCTGCCCAGTTCTTCGCTCCTGAGATCCATATTGTACGATATGCAAAGAAATGGAAGGGTAGTGGCTGGTCGTATATTACTCGAATTGCGTCCAATACACAGTGACCTAGAGGGTCTTATCGGAAATATCCCTCTTGACCTACAAGCCGAAACTCTTGGCCTGTTTGATGAAAAGACTTTCGATCCGGCCGTAAAAGTCGACTTTATGGCAGCGAAGAACTCAATTGTGATTTTTTCGGGTTTCGTAACTCCACGAAGAGTGGCCGAATATGGGGACTTATTCCGGTTAAAGACCGCAGCGGGCGTGAAAATTCGATGCGTCACCCGTCCACCTCATTTGAATGGCAGTATATTCCCTGCAGCAGGTAAAGAGGCGCTAGATACTTTGGAAGGTGTTGGATGTATTGTCGATTGCCGGTCAAGGATTCACCAAAAAGTCATTTTAATAGACGACAGTATTGTTTGGCACGGTTCGCTAAACGCTCTTAGCCATGCACATTCCACAGAAGAAAGTATGACTCGATGCGTTAATACAGGTCTTGCAAAGGCTCTCAGTGCCTCAATGGCAAAAGTACGCTGTTCTGACGACAAGGCTGCAAGGTCAGTCTCACAGGCGGAAAATCCTCGATGTAAGATTTGCGGATCGCGGACTGTTTATGCTGAAGGACGGTATGGACCGTACTTTTACTGCGAAAATCGACGGGAAGGGGATGGATGCGACTGGTCTGTTAATGTAACCGCCTTTCAGAGGGACAGAACTTCCCCTTCAGGCGGTGAGAAGTCAGGAAACACGCGATCCCAGAAAGGTCCACCTTGCCCCAAATGTGGTGGGCAAACTTTTTTGAGGTCAGGAAGTTGGGGCACATTCTATGGGTGTGAGCACTTCCCTGTTTGTGACGGGCTAGTTAAGGAGAAAAAATCGCCTAAGAAGACTAAAAGAGCTAGGAAGAACTGA
- a CDS encoding recombinase family protein translates to MIVALYARVSTSKQAEKDLSIPDQLNQMRAWCQTGGHTVGAEYVEPGASATDDRRPVFQRMIGEVCVKPSPFEAIVVHSFSRFFRDAIDFGMYERKLKKYGVSVQSITQQTSDDPSGEMMRQMISVFDQYASRENGKHTLRAMRENARQGFFNGSRPPVGYHTVEVELPGNKGKKKRLEVEESEALVVNRIFHWYLHGDRGRELGLYGVAARLNEQGVLIRGRQWTKGRIYEVLTNRAYIGEHYFNKYEKRGRDVRRMKPREEWVPVKVEPIVNQELFLAVKEKLESRSPEKVPPRVVNCPTLLTGLLKCGVCGAGMTLATGKGGKYRYYKCSSRILKGKDTCASENLPTELVDRLVLTSLADKVFTPSRVQAVLEGLGKRLRRSQTDYEGKLKQLTKEVESLQYRSNQLYEAVEKGLLPMDETLTARANKIQAQRQALLLEIAGLRRLKQMPVDALGEKKVQAFITVLRERLIEKDRSFSKHYLKLLVDEIRCLDKQLVMKGSYAALAKMVGETKKGTPESGVPSFGLDWLHGPYSSRTLQFHMSRIVSC, encoded by the coding sequence ATGATTGTCGCGCTCTATGCACGGGTTTCGACGAGTAAACAGGCGGAGAAAGATCTCTCTATTCCAGACCAACTCAATCAGATGCGGGCTTGGTGCCAGACTGGCGGCCATACGGTGGGTGCGGAATATGTGGAGCCTGGCGCGTCGGCCACAGACGACCGGCGCCCGGTCTTTCAGCGCATGATTGGTGAAGTGTGTGTAAAACCTTCCCCTTTTGAGGCCATTGTGGTGCACAGCTTCTCTCGCTTCTTCAGGGATGCAATCGACTTTGGGATGTATGAACGGAAGCTGAAAAAATATGGGGTATCCGTGCAGTCCATCACGCAGCAGACCAGCGACGACCCATCCGGGGAGATGATGCGCCAGATGATTAGTGTGTTCGATCAATATGCGAGTAGAGAAAATGGCAAGCATACGCTGCGGGCTATGCGTGAGAACGCCAGGCAGGGTTTCTTCAATGGTTCGCGTCCACCGGTGGGCTACCACACGGTCGAGGTAGAACTTCCCGGCAACAAGGGAAAGAAAAAGCGATTAGAAGTCGAGGAAAGTGAAGCGCTCGTGGTGAACCGGATCTTTCACTGGTACCTGCACGGAGATCGAGGCCGGGAGCTTGGGTTGTATGGGGTGGCGGCGCGTTTGAATGAGCAGGGTGTGCTGATTCGGGGGCGGCAATGGACCAAGGGCCGTATCTATGAGGTTTTGACCAACCGAGCCTATATCGGTGAGCACTATTTCAATAAATACGAAAAGCGAGGCAGGGATGTTCGGCGGATGAAGCCACGGGAGGAATGGGTGCCGGTCAAAGTCGAACCCATTGTGAACCAGGAGCTGTTCTTGGCCGTGAAAGAGAAGTTGGAATCCCGATCCCCTGAGAAGGTTCCGCCACGGGTCGTCAATTGCCCTACGCTTCTTACTGGGTTACTGAAATGCGGGGTTTGTGGGGCCGGGATGACGCTGGCAACCGGCAAAGGCGGGAAGTATCGCTATTACAAGTGTTCAAGTCGCATTCTCAAGGGGAAAGACACCTGCGCAAGTGAAAACCTCCCCACTGAGCTGGTTGATCGGCTTGTCCTGACCTCACTGGCAGACAAGGTCTTTACGCCCTCACGAGTCCAAGCCGTGTTGGAAGGGCTTGGGAAGCGTTTGAGGCGGTCCCAAACCGATTATGAGGGAAAACTGAAGCAGTTGACCAAGGAAGTCGAAAGCCTGCAGTACAGAAGTAATCAGCTCTACGAGGCGGTAGAGAAAGGTTTGTTACCGATGGACGAGACGTTGACCGCTCGGGCCAACAAAATACAGGCTCAGCGGCAGGCCTTATTGCTCGAAATAGCGGGGCTTCGACGGCTGAAGCAAATGCCTGTGGATGCCCTTGGAGAGAAGAAGGTGCAGGCCTTTATCACGGTCTTGCGCGAACGGTTAATCGAGAAAGACCGCTCCTTCAGTAAGCACTATCTCAAGCTTCTCGTCGATGAGATCCGGTGTCTCGATAAACAGCTTGTGATGAAAGGGAGCTATGCAGCGCTTGCCAAGATGGTTGGAGAAACTAAAAAGGGCACCCCAGAGAGCGGAGTGCCCAGTTTTGGTCTAGATTGGCTCCACGGCCCTTATTCTAGTCGCACGCTTCAATTCCATATGTCTAGAATTGTTTCCTGTTAA
- a CDS encoding recombinase family protein, with protein sequence MARPACDWLCGVVSPAHPPGELDGTRLLGPTRERNGIMAATPVPTICGLYTRVSTRNQADTEYSSLETQREKLEAYCKSQDQYVIHRVYEDAGFSADTMNRPALKEMLQDIRTGRISCVLAYKIDRLTRSVKDFHVLMDLFDRHGAKFVSITQSLDTHHPMGRLLRNILLDFAQFEREMTADRTRDKMQQRATKGLWNGGIVPFGYRNEDKRLVRHPEEAACVQFMFQQFAQDPSLTRLRAELHRRGWLSRSGKQWGKMTLAYILANPVYCGRTQFNDQLFQGEHEALIEEGLYHKVQSLPRDHGRAVTKIQRTFLLKGLLRCSVCQSFMSPHYTQKRRKDQSINRIAYYRCTKTMQHNNGLCTIKALNADAVENQVVEYLSTLSQQAEWVKVTVEELNRDQKEQVRPLEREAIRLKASLNRLEREIDRLVRGVGQGTVSVQRLEDEMRRQQQEQHSLETQYQAVQRQIQEHTAREYDSEVVLRNLQNFQKIFGALLPKEKMEVLRCLVRDIIVHPDKLVFNIFELAEVGTSSQERKGWLPASSETGQWICRVTFAV encoded by the coding sequence TTGGCGCGCCCTGCGTGTGATTGGCTATGTGGCGTGGTATCACCAGCGCATCCGCCTGGCGAACTGGATGGAACGCGCCTGCTTGGCCCTACAAGAGAAAGGAACGGCATAATGGCAGCTACCCCCGTCCCGACCATTTGCGGGCTCTATACGCGCGTCTCGACGCGAAATCAGGCCGATACCGAATACAGTTCCCTCGAAACTCAGCGCGAAAAGCTTGAGGCCTACTGCAAGAGCCAGGATCAATACGTCATTCATCGAGTCTATGAAGACGCTGGTTTCTCGGCAGACACGATGAATCGACCGGCGCTGAAAGAGATGCTGCAAGATATTCGCACTGGACGGATATCCTGCGTGCTGGCGTACAAAATTGATCGATTAACCAGATCCGTGAAAGATTTCCATGTCCTGATGGATTTATTCGACCGCCACGGCGCGAAGTTCGTGTCGATTACCCAAAGTCTTGATACGCACCATCCGATGGGACGACTGCTCAGAAACATTCTCCTCGACTTTGCCCAATTTGAGCGGGAAATGACGGCGGATCGTACCCGAGACAAGATGCAGCAACGGGCCACGAAAGGCCTGTGGAATGGTGGAATCGTTCCGTTTGGCTATCGCAACGAAGATAAGCGCCTCGTCAGGCATCCCGAGGAAGCCGCCTGCGTGCAATTCATGTTTCAGCAGTTTGCCCAAGACCCATCACTGACCCGACTTCGGGCCGAACTCCATCGCAGAGGCTGGCTTTCGAGGAGCGGGAAGCAGTGGGGAAAGATGACGCTGGCCTATATCCTGGCGAATCCCGTGTATTGCGGGCGGACGCAGTTTAACGACCAACTATTCCAGGGGGAACACGAAGCGTTGATTGAGGAGGGGCTATATCACAAGGTTCAATCGCTCCCTCGCGATCATGGCCGAGCGGTGACCAAGATCCAACGGACATTTCTCCTCAAGGGATTGCTCAGATGCAGTGTCTGCCAGTCGTTTATGAGCCCTCATTACACGCAGAAGCGCCGCAAGGATCAATCGATTAACCGGATTGCCTACTATCGCTGCACGAAGACCATGCAGCACAATAACGGCCTCTGCACCATCAAGGCTCTGAATGCCGACGCGGTAGAAAATCAGGTGGTTGAATATCTATCAACCTTGAGTCAGCAAGCGGAGTGGGTAAAAGTGACGGTCGAGGAGCTGAATCGGGACCAAAAGGAGCAAGTGCGACCGTTGGAACGGGAGGCCATTCGACTGAAGGCGAGCCTGAACCGGCTGGAACGCGAAATAGATCGATTAGTTCGAGGGGTAGGGCAGGGGACTGTGTCCGTGCAGCGCCTTGAAGACGAGATGCGCCGGCAGCAGCAAGAACAGCACAGCCTAGAAACTCAGTATCAGGCCGTGCAACGGCAGATCCAGGAGCATACGGCCAGGGAATATGATTCAGAGGTTGTGCTGCGCAACCTGCAGAATTTTCAGAAGATCTTCGGGGCTTTGCTTCCGAAGGAGAAGATGGAAGTGTTGCGGTGTTTGGTGCGGGATATCATCGTCCACCCCGACAAGCTTGTCTTTAATATCTTTGAACTTGCCGAGGTGGGAACGAGTTCGCAAGAGCGTAAAGGTTGGCTCCCCGCTTCTAGTGAAACTGGGCAATGGATATGTCGGGTCACCTTTGCTGTATGA
- a CDS encoding helix-turn-helix domain-containing protein, with translation MIKNHLKEWRARQAQRGISKATLARRIRVNRSYVTKLEQGKAVPSLQVALQLAEYFGCTVDQLFELHDETTLELTHDDMLPNGHSDED, from the coding sequence ATGATTAAAAATCACCTGAAAGAATGGCGGGCGCGACAAGCGCAGCGCGGCATTTCCAAGGCTACCCTGGCACGTAGGATACGCGTCAACCGTTCCTACGTGACCAAACTGGAGCAGGGCAAGGCGGTCCCGAGTCTGCAGGTCGCCTTGCAACTCGCCGAGTACTTCGGCTGCACCGTCGATCAACTGTTCGAGTTACACGATGAAACGACGCTCGAGCTTACCCATGACGATATGTTGCCCAATGGGCATTCTGATGAAGATTGA
- a CDS encoding IS3 family transposase (programmed frameshift), translating to MKRTRRNHGATFKAQVALAAVKGDKTVAELAEQFRVHPTQITEWKQQLLARAADVFGGSKPPSEAPDLKTLHAKIGQLTLENDFLGRRAHQGGLAERKAMSDRTHPLPIGRQCQVLQLARSTAYYQSKPVSAATLALMRRIDELHLQYPFAGARMLRDLLRQEGHAIGRRQVATLMRRMGIAAIYRKPRTSQRHPAHRIYPYLLRQLTITRPNHVWASDITYIPMRRGFVYLCAILDWASRRVLAWRLSNTLTTDFCVEAVREAVTRYGTPEIFNTDQGCQFTSQEFTGFLKDQGIQISMDGTGRWRDNVFVERLWRSLKYEEVYLHAYETVRDAQDGMVRYLTFYNQLRPHRALDGRTPDRVYWESVPARPTAA from the exons ATGAAGAGGACGAGACGGAACCACGGAGCGACCTTTAAGGCCCAGGTGGCCTTGGCCGCAGTCAAAGGTGACAAGACGGTGGCCGAGTTGGCCGAGCAGTTCAGGGTCCATCCCACCCAGATCACCGAATGGAAGCAACAGCTGCTGGCTCGGGCGGCGGATGTGTTTGGCGGCTCAAAACCGCCGTCGGAGGCGCCGGATCTCAAGACCCTGCATGCCAAGATCGGGCAACTGACCCTCGAGAATGATTTTTTAG GAAGGCGCGCTCACCAAGGCGGGCTTGCTGAGCGCAAAGCGATGAGTGATCGCACCCATCCATTACCGATCGGGCGACAATGCCAGGTGCTGCAGCTGGCCCGGTCGACCGCGTACTACCAATCGAAGCCTGTCTCCGCCGCGACGCTGGCACTCATGCGCCGGATCGACGAGCTCCATCTGCAGTATCCGTTTGCTGGCGCTCGCATGCTGCGGGATTTGTTACGGCAGGAGGGCCATGCCATTGGGAGACGACAGGTCGCGACGCTGATGCGACGGATGGGCATCGCGGCGATCTATCGGAAGCCGAGGACCAGCCAGCGGCATCCTGCCCATCGGATTTATCCCTATCTGCTGCGTCAGCTGACGATCACGCGGCCGAATCATGTGTGGGCGTCTGATATCACGTACATTCCGATGCGGCGTGGCTTCGTGTATTTATGCGCGATTCTCGATTGGGCCAGTCGCCGGGTGTTGGCGTGGCGGCTGTCCAACACGTTGACCACAGACTTCTGCGTGGAGGCGGTACGGGAGGCAGTCACCCGGTATGGCACACCCGAGATCTTCAACACGGATCAAGGCTGCCAGTTCACCAGCCAGGAATTCACCGGGTTTCTCAAAGACCAGGGTATCCAGATCAGTATGGATGGGACGGGACGGTGGCGGGACAATGTGTTTGTCGAACGGCTGTGGCGGAGCCTCAAATACGAAGAGGTCTATCTGCACGCGTACGAGACCGTCCGAGACGCCCAGGACGGGATGGTACGGTATCTGACCTTCTATAATCAGCTCAGGCCGCATCGCGCGCTTGACGGACGCACGCCCGATCGCGTGTACTGGGAGAGCGTGCCTGCACGGCCTACGGCCGCGTAG
- a CDS encoding ImmA/IrrE family metallo-endopeptidase, with translation MKTVSGLLHSFIQWLRRPERFIQKLQAIYPHCHTLPFHNQEDAAAQQGVELLETTFSPKIEGITTRDDGQVIIVTRRGLSPLNRQFVIAHELGHVHLHLPDMKDTDESAVLTPNDHRDIEADAFALVWLMGSLPKERLEREVFLYVLNNREMAWRALRVIGYVAWYHQRIRLANWMERACLALQEKGTA, from the coding sequence ATGAAGACGGTATCCGGTCTGCTCCACTCATTCATCCAATGGTTGCGACGACCGGAACGCTTTATTCAGAAACTCCAAGCTATCTATCCCCACTGCCACACTCTCCCTTTCCACAATCAAGAAGATGCTGCGGCCCAACAGGGCGTCGAGTTGCTTGAAACCACGTTCAGCCCCAAGATTGAAGGTATAACGACCAGAGACGATGGCCAAGTCATCATTGTGACTCGCCGTGGCCTCAGTCCTCTGAATCGACAATTTGTCATTGCCCACGAATTGGGGCATGTCCATTTGCATCTTCCCGACATGAAAGATACGGACGAATCAGCCGTGCTCACTCCGAATGATCACCGAGACATCGAGGCTGATGCCTTCGCCCTTGTCTGGCTGATGGGGTCCTTACCGAAGGAGCGACTTGAACGAGAAGTCTTTCTGTATGTGCTCAATAATCGAGAAATGGCTTGGCGCGCCCTGCGTGTGATTGGCTATGTGGCGTGGTATCACCAGCGCATCCGCCTGGCGAACTGGATGGAACGCGCCTGCTTGGCCCTACAAGAGAAAGGAACGGCATAA
- a CDS encoding alpha/beta fold hydrolase codes for MTDMPPFTAPWWLRNAHGMTILPKFWPRTRVDPFRPVERRLFTVAPGTQILGYCHWQSDRVAAPTMVLLHGLEGSSESHYMLGLTDKGWAAGLNIVRLNQRTCGGSEALSPTLYNSGLSHDFRAALEELSKQDGLDQLWFVGYSMGGNLALKMAGEAGSALPSLCGLIAVSPNIDPTVCVQALEQPANRLYHEYFVRGLKARLARKAALSPGRWDISALAGIRTIRAFDDLYTAPDGGYEGVADYYDRSGARHVLDGIHVPTTIFSAMDDPFIPISMFEAASIRHNPWIRLCLTNHGGHCGFLQRDRVGEDRFWVENRIVELIVNGSATR; via the coding sequence ATGACCGACATGCCGCCCTTCACCGCACCATGGTGGTTGCGAAATGCGCACGGCATGACCATTCTCCCGAAATTCTGGCCTCGCACCCGCGTCGATCCCTTCAGACCCGTCGAACGACGCCTCTTCACCGTGGCACCCGGAACGCAAATCCTCGGATACTGCCACTGGCAATCCGATCGCGTCGCCGCACCGACGATGGTGCTCTTGCACGGGCTGGAAGGCTCCAGCGAATCCCATTACATGCTGGGTCTGACCGATAAGGGCTGGGCTGCGGGGCTGAACATCGTCCGGCTCAATCAGCGAACTTGCGGCGGGTCGGAAGCGCTCTCTCCCACCCTCTACAACAGCGGGCTCAGTCACGATTTCCGCGCCGCTCTTGAGGAACTGAGCAAGCAAGATGGCCTGGACCAACTCTGGTTTGTCGGCTATTCCATGGGAGGGAATCTGGCACTCAAAATGGCCGGTGAAGCGGGCAGCGCACTTCCCTCGCTTTGCGGCCTCATTGCCGTCAGCCCCAATATCGATCCCACGGTCTGCGTGCAAGCCCTCGAACAGCCGGCCAACCGCCTCTACCACGAGTATTTCGTTCGAGGGCTGAAGGCCCGCCTTGCGCGAAAAGCCGCGCTTTCGCCCGGTCGCTGGGATATCTCCGCCCTCGCCGGAATTCGGACGATACGTGCCTTTGATGACCTATACACCGCGCCGGATGGCGGCTACGAAGGCGTAGCGGATTATTATGACCGCTCGGGGGCCCGCCACGTGCTCGACGGCATCCATGTCCCCACCACGATTTTCTCGGCCATGGATGATCCCTTCATCCCCATCTCCATGTTCGAAGCGGCATCGATCCGCCACAACCCTTGGATAAGGCTGTGCCTCACAAACCATGGCGGCCACTGCGGATTTCTTCAGCGGGATCGGGTCGGAGAGGATCGTTTTTGGGTGGAAAACCGAATCGTGGAGTTGATCGTGAATGGCTCCGCGACGCGCTAG
- a CDS encoding helix-turn-helix transcriptional regulator, with translation MNTPELNRENPQAPQGFRLLVKKRMEEVNLSLRTVAAETGISPAYLSRLLSGERGLPPDDEMILRLAEVLRIDPPERLLVEAKRVPDLLLPALLSAHQAVSTAELKEAMKQLKAVIVQQRKRRFRR, from the coding sequence ATGAATACTCCAGAGCTCAATCGAGAGAATCCCCAAGCCCCGCAAGGTTTTCGCCTGCTGGTCAAAAAGCGAATGGAAGAGGTCAATCTCAGTCTCCGGACTGTGGCCGCCGAAACGGGGATTTCCCCGGCATATCTCTCTCGTTTGTTATCTGGCGAACGGGGACTCCCGCCAGACGATGAGATGATTCTGAGACTGGCCGAGGTCCTGCGCATCGATCCGCCGGAACGGCTGCTTGTGGAGGCGAAGCGGGTGCCGGATTTGTTGCTTCCGGCCCTCTTGAGCGCTCACCAAGCCGTGTCGACCGCAGAACTGAAGGAGGCGATGAAGCAGTTAAAAGCGGTGATTGTCCAGCAACGAAAGAGGAGATTTCGGCGATGA